A window of the Gossypium arboreum isolate Shixiya-1 chromosome 2, ASM2569848v2, whole genome shotgun sequence genome harbors these coding sequences:
- the LOC108466159 gene encoding mitogen-activated protein kinase kinase 9-like, with amino-acid sequence MSLVKHRLQLSLQLTLPEVKNCKPIMNASQEVADLLQLEKLCVLGHGNYGTVYKVRHRQTSAIYALKIIRGGDPSHEIKIMHSTDSPFIIECLGTYESVSGEKAIVMKYMDAGTLDTLVKANGPFSESSISHIAYQVLSGLNYLHAFNIVHLDIKPSNLLVDQSMNVKICDFGVSKIIRENESPEFWDIYVGTYAYMSPERLDSNGYNSRYVLASDIWSLGVTLLEFYVGHFPFLPTGEKPNWMQLVLLMRFGDAPSLPKEASEDFRSFINCCLQKEPSKRWTASQLLSHPFVCMNSRFQE; translated from the coding sequence ATGTCTCTAGTTAAGCATAGACTTCAACTTAGTCTCCAGCTTACTCTTCCAGAAGTCAAGAATTGTAAGCCGATAATGAACGCAAGCCAAGAAGTAGCTGATCTTCTTCAGTTGGAAAAGCTTTGTGTTTTAGGCCATGGTAACTATGGCACCGTTTACAAGGTGCGCCACAGGCAAACTTCAGCAATCTATGCTCTGAAAATTATACGTGGCGGGGACCCTTCCCATGAAATCAAAATCATGCATTCGACGGACTCTCCTTTCATCATCGAATGCCTTGGAACCTATGAATCAGTCTCAGGTGAAAAAGCAATTGTGATGAAGTATATGGATGCGGGAACACTTGATACACTTGTTAAAGCAAATGGTCCTTTCTCCGAATCCTCAATTTCCCACATCGCCTATCAAGTCCTTAGTGGCCTCAATTACCTTCATGCCTTCAATATTGTTCATTTGGATATTAAGCCTTCGAATCTGTTGGTGGACCAAAGCATGAATGTGAAAATCTGTGATTTTGGTGTAAGCAAGATAATAAGAGAGAATGAATCACCGGAGTTTTGGGATATCTATGTGGGTACCTATGCTTATATGAGTCCGGAAAGATTGGACTCCAATGGTTACAATTCTAGGTATGTGTTGGCTTCTGATATTTGGAGCTTGGGTGTAACTTTATTGGAGTTTTATGTAGGCCATTTCCCATTTCTCCCAACAGGAGAAAAGCCCAACTGGATGCAGCTAGTGCTGCTTATGCGCTTTGGAGATGCTCCAAGCTTGCCCAAAGAAGCATCGGAGGATTTCAGGAGCTTTATCAATTGCTGCTTGCAAAAGGAACCTAGCAAGAGATGGACCGCTTCGCAACTTCTTTCACATCCTTTCGTTTGCATGAATTCCAGATTCCAGGAGTAA